TATAATTCCTGCCTGTTGAATCTGTACCACAATGGCGACGAAGGAATGGCCTGGCACAGTGATGGTGAAAAAGATCTCAAAAAAAATGGAGCAATTGCTTCTTTAAGCTTTGGTGCTGAACGGAAATTCGCTTTTAAACACAAAACGAGCAAAGAAAAAATAGACATCATCTTGGGGCATGGAAGTTTATTGGTGATGAAAGGTGTTACACAAACCTATTGGCTGCATCGGCTTCCACCGACAAAGAAGGCATTCAGCGCACGAATCAATCTGACATTTCGAAGCATCGATCAGCTGTAGTCGTTCGTAGCGGGGCAAGGCTGACACCAACGAACAGCTATTTTTCCGCAGACTACAACAGGATTCAGTAAACAATCGTGTCAACCTTTTCAGAACATAAAGGCTGACACGATCAATCGGGTTACTTTATAACGTTCCAGCTGTTGTCTTTAGCTGTGTAATCCATAAAAATACCACCGTCCAAGGTAATATTTTTCACCTTTTTGGTCGAACTCCAAGTCATGCTTGTCTGTTTTTCATTGTGTTGCCAAATTGCTGGAGTTTGATGTTTTGTCTCCACCGATCCATCCGCATAGGTAATCAACACATCAAACGGAATTGCAAATCCTCCTGCATTGGTGATTGTAAGTGTATTTTTACCGCCGAGTTGCTTAAAGCTATCCACTTTAAGGTCGATGTAATTATTGGTAAAATACCAATTGTTCCAATACCAATTTAAATTTTGCCCAGCTCCGGCGTTGATGCTGTAAAAGAAGTCCCAAGGCGTAGGATGCTTTCCATGCCATAACTCCATATAATGATGTAATGCTTTTTTAAACAGTTCATCGCCCAGATAATCCCGTAATGCAATATAAGACAACGCGGCCTTGATGTAAGCATTATTACCATACCCTAAACCACTTAACTGAGAGGTCATCGTAATCAGGGGTTGATCTTCTTCTGTAGAAGGGTCAAAAATATAGCGCTTTACGCGAGCATCCTTAAAAAGCTCTTTGTTTTTTTCGGCACCGATCTCTGCATTTCCGATCCAGAATTCCAATGCAGTAGCCCAGCCTTCATCCATATAACCGTATCTCGTCTCATTGATACCCATGTAAAAAGGAAAATAAGTATGTGCAATTTCATGGTCTGCTGTTTGCCGTGCATCCACAAGATTATCAGGAACACTCGAATCGTTGATCATCATCGGATATTCCATATCTGCAAATCCCTGAACGGCCGTCATTGTTGGGTATGGATAGGTGACACCAGGCCAATTTTTAGAAAACCAGTTAATGCAGTATTGTTGCCAGCCAATATATTGTTCAAAATCTGGCGTTCCGGCGACATAGCTGGATTGCACACTCACGCGCTTGCTTTCCAAATCTACACTCCCGCCATCCCAGATATAATTGTCACTCACACTGAAACAAAAATCAGGTACATAGCTTGCTTTGAATTTCCACTTATTCCAGGCTTCTTGCGCTGTCACCTTCCCCGATTTCATTTCAGCATCAGTCGCGATATGTATTGGGGTATCGCTAACTTTTGATTTTTCGAAACGGTCCAGAATAGGTTTCTGCAGTACATCAGCGGCATTGGTCAATTCACCTGTCGCCCACACAACAAAGTTCTTCGGAACGGATATCTCAAATTGATAATCGTTGAAACCATTGTAGAATTCTTGTCGGCCATTATGTTCCAGCAGATCCCAGCCATTGTAATCGTCGTATACAGACACACGCGGATACGCGTAAGCACAATAAAAGGTAGACGCATTCAGCAGTCCTTCACGGTCGCTTTCGGCAGATAAAGGGTATTCCCAGCTAATGTCCAACGTTGCAGTACTTCCCGGAAGGATTTTCTGCCCAAAATCGCCTAACTTCACCGTTCCCCAGTCCTTGCTGTTTACGTCGTAAACTTGACCATTTAGTTTAAACGACTTTATCTTTAGACCCGAAGTTAGGTAATCGTCCGAAGCGTATGCCGCACGTACCGCATTGGGTTTGTGCACATTGTTGACAAATCGGATAGCCAAGCGATTCAATGTATCGGGACTATGGTTTGTGTACAGAATAGTCTCTGTTCCACTCACCGTCTTTGTAGCCGGATCCAATTGCACCCGCACATCATACTTCCCAAAATTCTGCCAATAGTTTTTTCCCGGTGTGCCCGTTGTGGTACGGGTCCCCTTTGCGATCGCTTGCTGAATATTCCTTGGGGTATACAGTTCTTGTGCATGAGCAGCCCCCGTCAATAAAAGCAACGTCAATCCGTAATTCAATATAGTGCGTCCTATCATATCCTAGTTTAAATAATCAAACTAAGATAAATTTGCTGTGATTTGCAAGTTTAATTCTACAGCTTCGCCAGAAAAATAAACTTCTCCAACACAATACCCTATTCGCATTTGTTCAACCATCAAAAAGACAGGCTCCAAGTGCCGGAGAAAACATTTTATTTTTTTTTACGTTTAGTTTTAAGATAAGCCCGAATGTATGCATCAACTTTTACGTTATAACGATTTCTTCCGATACGCTTTTTTAGGAATACTTTTAATTTCAATCCCTACACTCCTTGCAGCCCAAACTGATGTGAAAGCAGACTCTGTTGCGCAGTACAAACAGCAGCGTGACTCTGCCTTGGCCAGTCAATACGATATATCGGATCTCATCGGAAGAATAATACATCCCAAACGAAAAAAGGAACATGCAAGTAAACGTTCTCCCATCACCTTAATGCCCAACATTGCTTACAACCCAACCATTGGTGGCCAGATTGGAATCAAGGCTGTCGCCGGGAAAGTACTGGGTGATCCCAAAACAACGACCATGTCGATCGCAGCGACATCCGCCTCGATCACCACGAAAAATATTATGGTCTTCTATATCAGCCACAATGTATTTACTCCGAACAACAAACTAAATTTTCAGGGTGCTTTTGCACTTGTCAAAATGGTGGCTTTAGACGCAGGGCTGGGCATGACTCCCCATGGGAAATGGAACAATGCCGATGAAGAGATTCTTGCCAACCCCGACCATAAGAAATACGGCGCAAAATATAATGCATTTACATTTAATGAAAAAGTCTATAAACGCATCGCCGACGGGCTATTTGTTGGGGCCGGACTGGCGTTTGACTTACGACGGAAAATAACCAGCAGCGGCCCCAATGGCAACGTTACGCCCAATACCATCTACACCGAAAAACATGGCTTCGAGCCCGACAGTTACAATTCCAACGGCCTACTGCTCAATATGCAATATATGACCAGAGACAATCCCAACAGGCCTTACAAGGGCATCTATTCGGATATCGGTGTGCGATGGAACACCACATTGCTGGGCAGCAGTAAGAGTGCGGTACAGCTTACCACCGACTTTCGCAAATACTTTAGTCTATCCCAGTCCGATCCGGCTCATGTACTCGCCTTCTGGTATTGGGGTTCCTATAAACTTGGTGGTACACTTCCCTATTTTGATCTTCCAGGAACAGGAAGGGACGTAGCCGTCAGAAGCGGCCGCGGTTATACCATCGGTTATTTTAAAGGAATTTCTTTCGGTTATGCTGAAACAGAATACCGCTTCCCAATTTTAAAGAATCGCTTTTTGAGCGGAGCTGCTTTTTTTAACCTACAGACTGCCAGCGACGAACTGGGCACCAAACTTTTTGAAAGGTGGCAACCTGGGGGTGGTGCCGGATTACGGGTTCTCTTTAACAAAGCAACACGCACAAATCTATGTTTGGACTATGCCTTTGGAAAATATGGTTCCCGTGGTTTCTTTTTGGGGCTGAATGAAGCGTTCTAATTCCAGGCTACGGCAGCTTTCTTTGCCATAAAATAACTAAATTAGCCGATGTTGTTGCTCTTTCTCTGCATGAAGAGTGACTGCATAGGCATTGACGATACTTCATCATGAATTTAAAAACCTTTTTTTTATACATTCCATTATGTTTAGGTCTTGTTTCCTGTCATCAAGCAAAGACGCCAACACCAACATCAACGAAAAGTGAAGACCAAAAGAAAGAACAAGTAGCCCTTCCTGCCTCCGCGTCGCTCCCATCGGATACGTCGAGCTACGATAGCCCACGTTTTGAAGGCAGGGTAAAAGAACAAGCGCAGCAGTTAATGAAAATGAATGATGCAAGTCTCTTCGATAAACTTCATCAGAAGTTAACGACGACACTACCTGCGGACCAGAAGGATTATTTTCTTGGGCATCCCAACTTAGCTGTTTTAGCGATCACTAAAGGGAATATCTTTGAAAATGGTGCCGATGACCTTGGGTATATTGTGTACAATAAAGATAATCATCGCATCGAAATCATCCTATCGGATCGTAAAAACAATACATTCAACACATTGTATAAAGAATTAAAAGTTGTCAATACCCTTCAGAATCTGGATTGTTCATCCGGCTTTGGAACCCTCGATTATCTCGTGGCTTCCGAACTGATTTATCAAGAGGATTATATTCGTTTAAACAATTCAAATTACCTGATTGACGACAATTCCTTTAATGTGACCGATATTTCTACGAACAGAAACTTTGATTTGCAGCAGGGATGTCTGAACAAAAACATCTCAAAAGATGCCATGGCCAACAGTCTTTGTGTACCGACGAGCTCCGTATATGCGAATTTTCAATGCTTAAAATACAATATGAAAAAGCAGGTTTTTGAAATTTATTTCAGTCAAGAATTTGCAGACTAAGCCGAACTAACCCGAACGATGAAAAGATATTACCTACTTGCTACCCTTGGTTTATGTAGCAAATTATATGCGCAAGAAGTGGATACTACGACTAATCGGCTAGAACAAGTCGAAGTGAAGGCCTACTTCAATAAACAACCGCTCCTGCGATTGACATCTTCTGCGGCTGTGTTAAGCAGCCAAGCGATCCAATCCCAGCAGTCGCCCTCTCTGGTTTCGGCAATGAACAGGGTACCAGGTTTACGGATGGAAGAACGTTCTCCTGGAAGTTACCGGCTTGCACTCCGTGGGAGTATGATCCGCTCGCCTTTTGGTGTTCGCAATGTCAAAATCTATCTGGATGACTTTCCGCTTACTGACGCCGGCGGGAACACCTATCTTAACGTGCTCGATCCCTATGCAATCGAGCAAATCAATATATTTAAAGGTCCGGACGGATCGATCTACGGGGCCAATTCAGGCGGTGTACTCTCCTTATATAGTAAAGGATTTGATCGATCTACACAACCTCAAGTCAATCTCCAATTAACGGGAGGCTCCTACGGTCTTTTCCAGGAACAGCTGAATGCAATATTACCCGTCAGCAAGACGCAACAACTTGCCATCAATCAGAGTTGGACGAGAAGTGACGGTTATCGCCAAAATTCAGCCTTAAACAAAAAGAATATCCAGCTCAATTACAATTGGCAATACGCAAAAACATCCGAATTAAAATTCACGGGCCTCTATTCGGATCTCGGTTACCAAACTCCGGGAGGGCTCACCGCAGCGCAAATGGAAAGCGACCGCAGGCAAGCCCGGCCAAAGGGCGGACCAAACCCTGGTGCTGCTGAACAAAAAGCAGCAATCTACGATAAAACATTCTTTGGTGGACTGAGCAACCAGACGCATCTCAGTTCTAAGATGACCTTATTCGCGAGTGTATTTGGTTCATCCAATCAGATCAAAAATCCCTTCATCACCAATTACGAGAAAAGAGATGAAAAGAACTTAGGAACGCGCCTGTATTTATCTTATGCAGATCTGTTGAGCAGAGATTTAAAATATGAAGTCCAACTGGGATTGGAAGCGCAAAAGGGTTGGTATGCTATCGACAATTATGACAACGCCCAAGGTGTCGCTACCGATCCTCAGGCCAAGGACAAATTGGAAAACAGTCAGCAATCATTTTTTGCACGCACCCAGCTGGAGTGGCTGGAGCGTCTTCAGGTAGAGCTGTCACTCGGATTAAATGAGAATAAAATTAGCTACCAGCAACGTTACCCTGTTCCACAGGAGGACAAAGAAAACATTGACTTCGGAAGTACATGGATGCCACGAGCTGCTCTATCGTATTTGATCACACCAATGTTCGCACTAAGAGCCTCGATTTCTAAAGGTTTCTCTGCACCAACTGTTGCTGAGGTACGCTCGTCAGACAATACAATTAATACGATGCTGAAGCCAGAAACAGGTACAAACCACGAACTGGGACTGCGTTGGCATTTGTGGAATCGGCGGATTATTTTAGATGCAGCGGCCTACACCTATCAAATGAATAATGCTATTATCCGGCAGGTACGGGACAATGGTGCAGAATATTTTCAAAATGCGGGTAAAATAAACCAAAAGGGACTGGAAGCATCGCTATTCGTCTATTTGATCAGGCCTCAAGCGACCGGTATGGTCCGTAGCCTACAACTGACCAGTA
The Sphingobacterium multivorum genome window above contains:
- a CDS encoding BamA/TamA family outer membrane protein, coding for MHQLLRYNDFFRYAFLGILLISIPTLLAAQTDVKADSVAQYKQQRDSALASQYDISDLIGRIIHPKRKKEHASKRSPITLMPNIAYNPTIGGQIGIKAVAGKVLGDPKTTTMSIAATSASITTKNIMVFYISHNVFTPNNKLNFQGAFALVKMVALDAGLGMTPHGKWNNADEEILANPDHKKYGAKYNAFTFNEKVYKRIADGLFVGAGLAFDLRRKITSSGPNGNVTPNTIYTEKHGFEPDSYNSNGLLLNMQYMTRDNPNRPYKGIYSDIGVRWNTTLLGSSKSAVQLTTDFRKYFSLSQSDPAHVLAFWYWGSYKLGGTLPYFDLPGTGRDVAVRSGRGYTIGYFKGISFGYAETEYRFPILKNRFLSGAAFFNLQTASDELGTKLFERWQPGGGAGLRVLFNKATRTNLCLDYAFGKYGSRGFFLGLNEAF
- a CDS encoding TonB-dependent receptor, producing MKRYYLLATLGLCSKLYAQEVDTTTNRLEQVEVKAYFNKQPLLRLTSSAAVLSSQAIQSQQSPSLVSAMNRVPGLRMEERSPGSYRLALRGSMIRSPFGVRNVKIYLDDFPLTDAGGNTYLNVLDPYAIEQINIFKGPDGSIYGANSGGVLSLYSKGFDRSTQPQVNLQLTGGSYGLFQEQLNAILPVSKTQQLAINQSWTRSDGYRQNSALNKKNIQLNYNWQYAKTSELKFTGLYSDLGYQTPGGLTAAQMESDRRQARPKGGPNPGAAEQKAAIYDKTFFGGLSNQTHLSSKMTLFASVFGSSNQIKNPFITNYEKRDEKNLGTRLYLSYADLLSRDLKYEVQLGLEAQKGWYAIDNYDNAQGVATDPQAKDKLENSQQSFFARTQLEWLERLQVELSLGLNENKISYQQRYPVPQEDKENIDFGSTWMPRAALSYLITPMFALRASISKGFSAPTVAEVRSSDNTINTMLKPETGTNHELGLRWHLWNRRIILDAAAYTYQMNNAIIRQVRDNGAEYFQNAGKINQKGLEASLFVYLIRPQATGMVRSLQLTSNFSLNDYSFKTYQIGDKNYKDNKLPAVPKTVWVNSLNILFPNEFQLDLLSNLTAAIPLDDANTVYAKRYHLLQGKLSWSKAVCSQYKIRFFVGADNLLNQKYSLGNDINAFGGRYFNPAPLRNYYGGMSFNF
- a CDS encoding M1 family metallopeptidase, whose amino-acid sequence is MIGRTILNYGLTLLLLTGAAHAQELYTPRNIQQAIAKGTRTTTGTPGKNYWQNFGKYDVRVQLDPATKTVSGTETILYTNHSPDTLNRLAIRFVNNVHKPNAVRAAYASDDYLTSGLKIKSFKLNGQVYDVNSKDWGTVKLGDFGQKILPGSTATLDISWEYPLSAESDREGLLNASTFYCAYAYPRVSVYDDYNGWDLLEHNGRQEFYNGFNDYQFEISVPKNFVVWATGELTNAADVLQKPILDRFEKSKVSDTPIHIATDAEMKSGKVTAQEAWNKWKFKASYVPDFCFSVSDNYIWDGGSVDLESKRVSVQSSYVAGTPDFEQYIGWQQYCINWFSKNWPGVTYPYPTMTAVQGFADMEYPMMINDSSVPDNLVDARQTADHEIAHTYFPFYMGINETRYGYMDEGWATALEFWIGNAEIGAEKNKELFKDARVKRYIFDPSTEEDQPLITMTSQLSGLGYGNNAYIKAALSYIALRDYLGDELFKKALHHYMELWHGKHPTPWDFFYSINAGAGQNLNWYWNNWYFTNNYIDLKVDSFKQLGGKNTLTITNAGGFAIPFDVLITYADGSVETKHQTPAIWQHNEKQTSMTWSSTKKVKNITLDGGIFMDYTAKDNSWNVIK